One genomic region from Candidatus Aminicenantes bacterium encodes:
- a CDS encoding peptidyl-prolyl cis-trans isomerase, with the protein MEQAIRTRRRLVLVAVVCLVLTGGACRRKDSGGADPASSGAAAAQASAPVVLRVEASSYTMADFVTYLRLNAGEEWRTLAAPALSGLFDNYVEEKILLVQAKSQNIAPAESEIADYLFRFKSASGAGVPAVDFDPQAVRDKLQVEKYLSSLLGGLSVPAPDVTAYYDAHKSEFLQPERIQISQILCETEGEATETLNGLKNATEAQFREAVKARSKGIEAAKGGLLGVFSAGQLPADLEKVIFALKSGEISRVVESSYGFHIFRLDRRFEPKLQTLIEARPAITAKLLDRTGKAAVAAHIEELKSALDWKAETNKLPFVYQRNEQ; encoded by the coding sequence ATGGAGCAAGCTATCAGGACCCGTCGACGTCTCGTTCTTGTCGCTGTCGTCTGCCTGGTCTTGACTGGGGGGGCTTGTCGCCGGAAGGATTCCGGCGGGGCCGATCCGGCGTCCAGCGGAGCCGCAGCGGCCCAGGCGTCCGCTCCGGTCGTACTACGGGTCGAGGCGTCGTCCTACACCATGGCTGATTTCGTGACCTACCTACGGCTGAACGCCGGCGAGGAATGGCGGACGCTGGCCGCTCCGGCTTTGAGCGGGCTGTTCGATAATTATGTTGAGGAGAAGATCCTCCTCGTCCAGGCCAAGAGCCAGAACATCGCTCCGGCCGAGTCCGAGATCGCCGACTATCTGTTTCGGTTCAAGAGCGCGTCCGGCGCCGGCGTCCCGGCCGTCGACTTCGATCCCCAAGCCGTGCGGGACAAGCTGCAGGTCGAGAAATACCTGTCTTCCCTGTTGGGCGGCTTGAGCGTTCCCGCGCCCGACGTGACCGCCTATTACGACGCTCACAAGAGCGAATTCCTTCAACCCGAACGGATCCAGATCAGCCAGATCCTGTGCGAAACCGAGGGCGAGGCAACGGAGACCTTGAACGGGCTCAAGAACGCCACCGAGGCCCAGTTTCGGGAGGCGGTCAAGGCCCGGTCCAAGGGCATTGAAGCGGCCAAGGGCGGCCTGCTCGGCGTCTTCAGCGCCGGCCAGCTCCCGGCCGACTTGGAGAAGGTCATCTTCGCCCTTAAGTCCGGCGAGATCAGCCGGGTCGTCGAATCCTCCTACGGCTTTCACATCTTCCGGCTGGACCGCCGCTTCGAACCGAAGCTCCAGACCTTGATCGAAGCCCGCCCGGCCATCACGGCCAAGCTTCTCGACCGGACCGGCAAGGCGGCCGTGGCCGCCCACATCGAGGAGCTGAAATCCGCCCTGGACTGGAAGGCGGAGACCAACAAGCTGCCCTTCGTCTACCAAAGGAACGAACAATGA